tatacataaatagtCATATGATGAAatgcttaaaaaaataaattttcaattttggtTAATAATGTATcaacttattaataataaattattaatattagtataaaattaatttaaattatgagaatattgaattcaattatttaaaaatttaaaaattaactcaattaatacatttatagatataaatggattagttaatttttaaaaataaaatttagatgaatgaattataatttaaaaattatataattttacattaataatatttattattctaaatttaataattatttttttcattattaacaagttcaattattaatattcatgtacAAACGACGGTCAATAAGAAACTAGAAGTGAAATCTTAATATTCAGTAGCAAGTTTAAAGCCATAGAAGCCGCAGGCGATTACTGACCTGCATTATGCCCATATGACCAGCACTATATTTCTCCACCACACAACACTACAGGCAAACTATACATCATCCTTGATCTGCCAAAAATGGAGGAACTCCAATATGTATGGCAGTCAGGCCGTAATATTACGGCATCTGCAGAATCCTAATCCATTCAACCTAATGTCAAAACGGTCAGAGAAGCCACAATAGTGCATGTTTCGAATGTGAACTTAATGTTCTGTCTCCATCATTTTATCCCATTCAAAGCAGAACACCGAATGTTTGTTTCCCTTGAAccaaagaaataaacaaagagTAACATAGTATGTATGTAAATTATACCAAGTTCATTCAGGAACAAAAGAGCTGCAGTAAAAAGCAACCTCTGAGAAAGGGAACGAGCATAGAGAGAACCATCAACTTATTTActcctttattttcttctcttcttccttcattttcttctccCATCTTCGCTTCTTGTACGCCTTCAACATATCTGGCATTTTCTCCATCAGTTTGGCGGTGTTCTGCCGTTTTTCTGCAGATATTTTATCACACTTGTGCCCTTTCATCTTCACTCTCATTTCTTTCCTCTCTGGATCATAAGGCCAATCTTGGCCTGCAAGCAGGACTTCCTTGCGAAGTCTAGCTCGTTTGCGAGCACTAATGTGAAGTGGTGTCCAAGCTCCTAGCTGCCAATAACCCCACACACCCTTGGATAACTCATCCTTATGTTTTGCCAATTTTTCTCTCCATGGATACTGGTATTCGGAAACAGCTTTAGCCACAGTTTTCAGAGCTTTGCTTGCCATTAATTTGCTTGTTCAGGTACCCCAGTTTACTAaaaatcaagacaagaaggcAATATATTACTTGTATATACTTATGAAAGAAAAGACATTCACTAGCAAACAGcgaaaaggggaaaaaaagaagacaagTGAGAAACATTCACTAAGGCCTTGTTTGCAGTATGTCATTTGAAAGAAGTCAATTAAATTCTTGCAAAATCATGTCACTTTTGGCATGATTACGTTTCTTTCGAAGTGCCTTGTTTTATTagattgaaagaaatgaatgTAGCAACTATGATCTTACATTTGTTTCCTGTCGCTTTATATGTTCTATTTTGCGCTTCTTTGAAGAAGCGATAGACTTAAGGTATTTTTTGTTAAAGTAATTAGGGAAGCGGCAGCCTTTGTTTTCTGACAGGTTTAAAGCGGCAAGTTATGTTTTATTTGGTATTTTAGGGCAATAAATAACTTGGGTAAAATGGTCTTTTTAAACCTAagtttaattaacttaatataaaatgagGGATTACTTTAACAGCCGGCagcctttcttttcttttttattctttctttgacTCTTCGTTTCTACTCTATACTATCTGCTGGAATTCTGCAAAACaggtatttttatattatttctatcattAGTTTTAAGTATTAGATTTCTGAATAATTTccatagattttttttaatgttatatgttttattttgtctATATGAAGTGACTTTTTACAAACTTTGATTATCACTAGTATTATGCTTGCCAAAGATTTATGTTTCTTGacatatatttctaatttacttttttattattttgtgtctTGTTTCGTTCAGGCGAGCGCTTTGCGCTTCAAGGCGATAAGAGGGCATTATCGCCTTGAGTGCGCCTTTCGCTTTTAACTACACTGATGGTATCAGATCATTCAGGTTGCCATGGATTCTTTTTACACAATCAGACACAAGAATTAACATATGGGtctaatgagaaaaaaacattCACTACTGAGAAAACCAACAGAGAACCTAGGAATTAACTATGGCTAGAATACCCACACATTTAAGGATATCTAAACCTGAACCTGACTAAAAAATACATACCCAAATTCATCCCAAGtctatttaaaatttcctTTATTATCCAAACCCGTCCCAAATCCAAATAGAAATGCACGTATACTACCCAAATCTGCCCAAATCCATTTAATATATAGCtcttgaaatatattttatggcTATTTAACTACCCTACCCATTAATTACCTGTTTATGTGAACGTTAGAGTAATTGGATAGATACCCATTTACCGAtcatgtttaaaataattgaactctaaaataaattaacaaatattaatgaaaacaaaaaaaaagaactacaaattaaactaataaaacaaaaaaatacaaaagttaGACTAATCAAATCCGAAATTAAAGTTCAACATATTAGTACAACTCAAGCACAAAATTCTTCTTATTTAAGATGATGTTCCAAATCATCAAACACATAGTCAGATGCAATATTTAATACTCCTATTCGTGCATCTTccaactaaaaaaaattaataagcaTAGAAATAGTAGATCTTAATACATTCATAATATCtgtgttttaaattttagaacctatagaaaattaaaactcaaCAAGTTAAAGCATTTCTGTGTAATCGGTTCAAGTGCCAAAACATTTCTCACTTACAGCTAGTAAGAAATCTAAATCAGAAATTCCACTTGGTATATTAGAACTATGTTGTTTACCAAGTAAAGACAACTCAGTAATCACCAAAAATGACAGATTGCTAAGGAATACCAATTTCAGAATCTTTAAGAGCTAACAAATGTGATAATCAGACAAAGCAAAGACCCTCCCCTTAAACTACTAAATACCTAAGTGTATGAATTCAGAATGaccataaaaattgaaaaccaAAATGAATATCTTGGAAAGAATCACCCAAATCAGTAGCTGCAATGGACTAACATTATCTACAAAATACTATCTTAAGTAGGTAAAATTGTTTACTAGTGAGCACAGCACCAACACCCTACATTGATGCAGAAAACTCAACTAGCCAATGTATCTAATAATTAGAAAGAACTTCCACTAAGAAGTGATaaacttgaataatttcacaGGATGAACTTCTAAATTAACTTAgtgcataattaattaatggcAGGAGGGCGAAATGAAGGATACCAATCGCAAAATAAAAGGGTTTTCAGGTTTTCTGTGGCTAATTTAAGTGTCCAGAAATAGAGAATTTTTCTAACTAAACCATAGTGAAATGAATCTAAAGAACAGAATTTGTGCAACAGGATAGAGTGACGGTGCTTAATTGAATTTCAGCAACTATGTGCTTTCTAAACTTGAGAAACTGAGTAAGTAAAATTCAACACACTGAAAGACAGTAGCaataagagagaaagaagTTACCGCATCAAGAACAACGAGGATAGAAGAGAGGGATTGGTAGGAGCAGAAGCAACAATTACAGCTGTGGATGGGAGCGGCGATCACAACAAGCACAAGGATTAGCGATCACGACGGCAGCAACGAAAAGTTAATGGGGTTGAAAAGAAATGAGTGGATGACTGCCACAAGTTAGACGGCAATCGAGGCGGCGGGTAGTTCTTGACAAAATGGGCACTGATTTGCAGTCTGTCATCCTTCGGTTGATTAGGATATAGacgcaagaaaagaaagacagCCAAAAATGACCAAAACGACAACATAAGAAATTTACAGTCAACAAACCAAATTTTCTTgcatctaaaaatataatgcaaTTCGGCCaaagatataaaaatgaaaaggcaTCTTATGTGCTAAGATAGCcggaattaaattataagaattttttaaaaaaaagctCTTTTGAATCTAATATGAGACGCATAAACCATGGCTACTGTCTTCAATGaaatcaatcaaagaaaatagaattgGAGGAAACCCATCAAAATAAAGAGGCAATGAACACAAAgtaaaatcaaaagaatacTCAAGTAcctgaaaaaagaagaaaactcaGTAGAGTGGTAGAATACAGCGAGCAGCaggtttgaagaagaagaagagatgcCTCCGTCGCTCGAGGTaagaggagaagaagaaggaagactGCGTCACGGCGAGGTTAGAGACTTAGAGGGCGATGGACgctttattgaaaataaaattagggtttctgtCACGTgtgttatttgttttaatgaCTTGcattaaaactttttaatcaacagtttaaattttcattaaaacaacatcatttttttaacattattaatatttttatttttcaagtaatttaaagttaaattttatgttataaagtgaaaatgaaactacagataaaaatttgatccatatatataaaaaatgataaaatatgaGTGCTACTTAGTGTATTAGTTTAATAGTAAAGATGATATTATTcagaaaata
The Ricinus communis isolate WT05 ecotype wild-type chromosome 1, ASM1957865v1, whole genome shotgun sequence DNA segment above includes these coding regions:
- the LOC8272421 gene encoding uncharacterized protein LOC8272421 encodes the protein MASKALKTVAKAVSEYQYPWREKLAKHKDELSKGVWGYWQLGAWTPLHISARKRARLRKEVLLAGQDWPYDPERKEMRVKMKGHKCDKISAEKRQNTAKLMEKMPDMLKAYKKRRWEKKMKEEEKKIKE